Below is a genomic region from Miscanthus floridulus cultivar M001 chromosome 1, ASM1932011v1, whole genome shotgun sequence.
tagcggcagcggcagcagcttGACGGAGTGTTTCTGTGTGGCAGTCCAAAGGTTGAAGATGACCAAGGATGGGTTAGCCGGTTTGATTTGTTGTAAACCGAGAGCCAACCCCCTTCCAAGGATGTGATTTTGACTCTGCAACGAGTAAACCCATTGCTAACTGTTACCCTGATTTGATCTGGATTGGTTTGTGGGGTGAACCGGTTTTGACCCAACCTGTGAACAGGGCTATGGCCATAGATGATCCTGTACTTAGTTGTGGTTTATTGGTTTCAACAACTGAATATGTATTTCCCCTAGCACTTGAATTCAAATAAAAGAAGAGGTTAAACACCAACTTACCCAGGGTGGCAATCGCTGACCTTCCACTTCCAATCGCCCGCAGCGACATCAAGTGCCAGCACATCCCCACTGCCTGTACCAAGCACAATCAGTGAGCTCCcagccttcctcttcttctgctaagaaaaaaaaaatgtaaGCAGGTGATAAGGGCGCATCCCAACATAACAAGCTGTAACATCTCGACATGGGGGTGGTCAGGTGGATTCGCTCACCTTGCTGGAAAGCTGTACCCACTTCATGCAGGTGTAATCGAGGGCGAGGTGGCCGCGCTTCGACTcagcgaccgcgcccgcgcccgcctccACTGCCGGGATGTCGGCAAACTCGGTCTGCAGCCGGCCCCGCACGGCGTCCCATACCTGCGCGAACGGCAAAGAGAGCGTGTTAGGTAGCCCATAGCTTCAGTGGCAAGCTGCTAATGCGAGGACCGTAAGTTTCGATGTTCCCTGCCTTGATGCGGCCGTCCCCAGAAGAGAGCGCGAGGAAGTCCGCGCTGGGGCTGAAGGAGGTGAGCAGGTCGCGTATGGGAGCCGCAACGGGCGCCATGGTTGGCCCGCGGCGGGCGGCGGAAGGAAGGAAGGGTTTagccggcggcggcggaaggAAGGAAGGGTTTTGTGGAGGAATGCGGTAGCGGCGGTACCCGTTCGTGCAAACCTACCAAGCCCGAGTCACCCTCGCCCCGTTTGCCGCTTGGGCTCGGTCGCCCCATGTTTGGGCTCGGTCGCCCCATATAGCCAGCCGGATCGTGTTGGGTGGGGATAGGGTTTTTTTGCGCCAAACCAGCGAGGCAGCGACCGTTTTGCCGCCGTAACACTCCCGCCTCCCCCTCGCCGCCGCCGATAATGGAGTCCAGCGCCAAGAAGCTTAGCAGCCTCCGTATCACCTCCctggatgatgatgacgacgagacCGAGGTCCCGCACCAGCCCCCTCCAGCAGGCCCCTCTGCCGCTGCAGCGGATTACGAGGACGCCGACGATGAGGATGAAGAAGTGGAAGTGACGCTTGGTGTCCTTAGCAAACCAAAGCACGCaggcctcctcctccgccacttgTTCCCCAGCAAGGCCGGCGGCATCCCGGTGCGCGCGCCAGCCCGTGATAAATTCCAGTAGTTAATTTTCTTTTTTGTACAGTCGCAGTGTTGATGCCAGGGTTGTGTGGGTTTGTTCAGGCGTGGCTGGACCCCGTGAACCTGCCGTCGGGGAAGTCCAGCTTCTGCGGTTTCTGTGGCGAGCCTCTGCAGTTCGTCCTCCAGGTGATTTCTTTGTGTGCAATGAAGTTTTGACACTCGATTGCTTGTTGTTTGGATGTCGACTTGGTCACAATTGGGCTTTGGTTTTGGTTAGATTTATGCACCAGATGAAGACAATGTAGCAGCCTTCCATCGAACGCTGTTCGTGTTCATGTGCCCATCCATGGCGTGCTTGCTTCgagatcaacatgaacaatggaaACACAAGCATGGGAATCCATGTAGAAGGTGAAGAGAGTCATGTATCTGTAATGGTTTTGTTCAGAAATCTTCAGATTTTTATTGTTTGAAGTGGATTGTGTTCCAGCGTGAAGGTCTTCCGGTGCCAATTGCCACGGACTAACGCCTTCTACTCACCTCAGCCTCTAAAGCATGATGGCTCTGACAAACCACTGTGTCCAGGAGGTAGTGTTCTCTTCTGTTGCATGGCAGTTGACACTATATATCCTACAATGGCTGTCGCATAAATATGTGAAATTGCGAATATGTTTGATAGTGACTTCCGGATTTCTGGACCTGAATTCTTGAAGTTGCCATCTATGACATTATTTGTTTCTGCCACTGTGCAACCTTTTCTCCATGTCAACTACTACCTTGCTTTCTCGTTTGGAAACATTTCTGTTTGTTTACATTTGGAGTGGCTAGGGACCTATGGCACATGCAAATTTTGTTCAAAAGAAGTTTATTTGGAAGTGCGTAAGCTTAACATAAATATACAACAATTGCTGTCTTAGAACTTTCTGACGTGTCACATTACTGTTTATGTGCTATAATCCTGCAATCTGTCTACTAGTTGTTGGTAAATGAGCTTTACCTGTCCCTTGGCTGTCAAACAGTTAATGTTACTACATTCTTTCAAATGCCTAACTCTTTGTTGCCAGCTCCTGTATGCCACTGGTGTGGTACCTGGAAAGGTGATAAAATATGTAGTAGCTGCAAGAAAGCAAGATACTGTTCTGAGAAACATCAGGTATGTATGTCGGACTTTAGCGTCCATCAATTCGTTTCTGACACGAACATATATTTTGGATTAATGGCTCTTGATTGCTGTTTCTCAGGCACTGCATTGGCGTACTGGTCATAAAAATGATTGCCTCCAGATAATAAGTTCTTCTGCTGCTTCAAATTCAGTTATGCCAGCTGTAGGA
It encodes:
- the LOC136496189 gene encoding uncharacterized protein; translation: MESSAKKLSSLRITSLDDDDDETEVPHQPPPAGPSAAAADYEDADDEDEEVEVTLGVLSKPKHAGLLLRHLFPSKAGGIPAWLDPVNLPSGKSSFCGFCGEPLQFVLQIYAPDEDNVAAFHRTLFVFMCPSMACLLRDQHEQWKHKHGNPCRSVKVFRCQLPRTNAFYSPQPLKHDGSDKPLCPGAPVCHWCGTWKGDKICSSCKKARYCSEKHQALHWRTGHKNDCLQIISSSAASNSVMPAVGKVPASTSWPEFEIEIDYEGTFDSDSGDENNSKSLVMQRHGKPDAMMQSWMDQFEADADNKCWASFQERISRAPHQVLRYCREPNAKPLWALSSGCPSNADIPSCSYCRGPLCYEFQVMPQLLYFFGVRNQPDSLDWATIAVYTCQGSCDQSVSYKEEFAWVQLYPITTTRR